A single genomic interval of Aedes aegypti strain LVP_AGWG chromosome 1, AaegL5.0 Primary Assembly, whole genome shotgun sequence harbors:
- the LOC5577526 gene encoding protein FAM173B, whose amino-acid sequence MSTDELSSLSSLAIQANIGDSPPKRSLSGKILIGVTGGIAVGLSIVCYPFVAPALRKHCLPYVPATAKQIDNVLTSVRRAGAPDKLLDIGSGDGRIVIAAAKRLQLEAHGVELNPWLVYYSRLAALKGGVFGQTKFYRKDLWKYDISGYNNIVIFGVEQMMADLEKKIEHEAKPDSTIIACRFPFPTLQPTKTIDDGINSVWVYRKFK is encoded by the exons ATGTCAACAGATGAACTGAGCTCTCTTTCGTCACTTGCCATTCAGGCAAATATCGGAGATTCCCCGCCGAAAAGGTCCCTTTCGGGGAAAATTCTTATCGGAGTAACAG GTGGAATTGCGGTCGGCCTTTCCATCGTTTGCTATCCGTTCGTCGCGCCGGCGTTGCGTAAACACTGTTTACCTTACGTTCCGGCTACTGCCAAACAGATCGACAATGTGCTGACATCGGTTCGACGGGCGGGTGCACCCGACAAGCTGTTGGACATAGGCTCAGGCGATGGACGGATTGTGATTGCTGCCGCCAAACGACTTCAGTTGGAGGCCCACGGAGTAGAGTTGAATCCTTGGTTGGTTTACTACTCACGGTTGGCCGCACTGAAAGGAGGCGTTTTCGGGCAGACCAAATTCTATCGGAAGGATTTGTGGAAGTATGACATTTCCGGGTACAACAACATCGTGATCTTTGGGGTGGAGCAAATG ATGGCAGATTTAGAAAAGAAGATCGAACATGAAGCAAAACCCGATTCTACAATCATTGCCTGTCGATTTCCGTTCCCCACGCTCCAGCCAACGAAGACCATAGATGATGGAATAAATTCGGTATGGGTTTATcggaaatttaaatga
- the LOC5577531 gene encoding uncharacterized protein LOC5577531: MKPFVVIRKLEGQDNLQCQNVVKDFIMAGAWDAFVSCLFREITLQLVVIVWAILFIFCGIPLLMCCIAIPVVVGLILFTTYGSYFNKSNELAIRGGSNMCWVAEIYEPLVHNGLTQGLEIDQFYNDVPKVDKKELSKMRRKVVGTVSCKNHLIMENSGWIYRLAVCPKYPFREIAEHLIIRVLENAYDNQLFTIETATSECDESIREVYLKLGFTLRLVYHKQIIGNTLKIMKSQLGIDPFEWNQNREQIKVEL; this comes from the exons ATGAAACCCTTCGTCGTGATTCGCAAGCTGGAAGGGCAGGACAACTTGCAGTGTCAGAATGTCGTGAAAGATTTTATAATGGCAGGTGCCTGGGATGCCTTCGTGTCGTGTTTGTTCCGAGAG ATAACTCTTCAACTGGTAGTCATAGTATGGGCAATTCTGTTCATATTCTGCGGAATTCCACTGCTCATGTGCTGTATTGCGATACCGGTGGTGGTAGGACTGATTTTGTTTACGACGTACGGTAGTTATTTCAATAAATCAAATGAGCTAGCCATTCGGGGTGGTAGCAATATGTGTTGGGTGGCGGAAATTTACGAACCACTTGTTCACAACGGATTAACCCAGGGCCTGGAAATAGACCAGTTTTATAATGATGTCCCGAAAGTGGACAAAAAAGAGCTCAGTAAAATGAGGCGGAAAGTGGTCGGAACTGTAAGCTGTAAGAACCATCTTATAATGGAGAACTCCGGTTGGATTTATCGACTGGCAGTATGTCCTAAGTATCCATTCAGGGAGATTGCGGAGCATTTGATCATAAGGGTGCTTGAAAATGCTTATGATAATCAACTGTTCACGATAGAAACGGCTACATCCGAGTGTGACGAAAGCATCAGGGAAGTTTACTTGAAATTGGG TTTTACTCTGAGACTGGTATATCATAAGCAGATTATCGGAAACacattgaaaatcatgaagtcgCAGCTGGGAATCGACCCTTTCGAATGGAATCAAAACAGGGAGCAAATCAAAGTAGAGTTGTAA